In a genomic window of Diadema setosum chromosome 3, eeDiaSeto1, whole genome shotgun sequence:
- the LOC140226508 gene encoding uncharacterized protein: MMFLLASVLLLSCGLSNVGAITCNECMEMSSTLSDLQAEINETLAEGYNCQTPIRTICPDRCIAQQFIFTFTSDTSGDDSVTLTQLGCSYQNTTEVPLRDDNCFSTENSAGFEDVLTQYTQYIYKHLSHSGILPSGMTLTDTAVSLCLCDTDNCNVVPETTTAGAVHILGSAIVLIGSLLSAIVFQAV, encoded by the exons TTGGTGCCATCACTTGTAATGAGTGCATGGAGATGTCGTCAACATTGTCGGATCTTCAAGCTGAAATCAATGAAACCTTAGCTGAGGGATATAACTGCCAGACACCCATTCGGACGATTTGTCCGGACAGGTGCATTGCACAGCAGTTCATTTTTACTTTCACCAGTGACACCT CTGGTGACGATTCGGTGACACTGACTCAGCTAGGCTGTAGTTACCAGAACACAACCGAAGTGCCGCTCAGGGACGACAACTGTTTCAGTACGGAAAATTCCGCAGGTTTCGAGGATGTACTTACACAGTACACGCAGTATATTTACAAACATCTGAGCCATAGCGGCATCTTGCCATCTGGCATGACATTAACCGACACCGCTGTCTCCCTCTGTCTGTGCGACACGGACAACTGCAACGTAGTGCCAGAGACAACGACAGCGGGCGCAGTGCACATTTTGGGGAGTGCGATTGTGCTGATTGGCTCTTTGCTTAGTGCCATCGTATTCCAAGCCGTGTGA